In one window of Aceticella autotrophica DNA:
- the alaS gene encoding alanine--tRNA ligase translates to MEKLGMNELREKYLSFFESKGHLRLPSFSLIPKNDKSLLLINAGMAPLKPYFTGKEIPPSKRITTCQKCIRTPDIERVGKTARHGTFFEMLGNFSFGDYFKKEAILWAWEFVTKELRLPEERLWVTIYEKDDEAFEIWNKIVGLPAGKIVRMGKEDNFWEIGIGPCGPCSEIYFDRGEDKGCGKPECGIGCDCDRFIEFWNLVFTQFNKDAEGNYNPLPNPNIDTGMGLERIATVMQDVDSIFDVDVVRGITDFVGKISGVKYGTDKKADISLRVITDHIRGVVFMISDGILPSNEGRGYVLRRILRRAARHGKLLGLNEAFLYKIVDVVIKHYGDAYPELVERKDYIKKIVKIEEERFKETIDQGLNILNLYVEELKNQGENILDGVKAFKLYDTYGFPIDLTKEILQEVGIDVDEEEYKRELDKQRIRARSSRKEDSNIWEKDIYAGLKDIKTHFVGYNNIETHSKVLSIIKDNELIESAEAGDDVSIILDVTPFYAESGGQTGDQGILKNEDVLIKINDCKRVAGDKFIHIGTIERGIINTEDMVEALIDIDKRLDTARNHTATHLLHKALRDTLGEHVHQAGSYVSSERLRFDFTHYQAVTKDELKRIEDIVNEKIYQNIDVAVEVMTYEEALKNGAMALFTEKYGDAVRVVKINNYSKELCGGTHVKNTGFIGLIKIISESGVAAGTRRIEAVTGRNAIKYINEKELILDTAAEILKVPKKDIIIKIEQLNQNLKEMQDETAQLKMNIAMLVSDNLEKSYIDIQGIKFVSARLEDFDMDGLKIIGDILKEKLKTAVLIFTSQKNNKINFLGMATKNTVKMGVNVGNIIREICKLTGGNGGGKPDMAQGVGKDADKVDYALQEAYNILKKQIK, encoded by the coding sequence ATGGAAAAACTCGGAATGAATGAGTTAAGGGAGAAATATCTAAGTTTTTTTGAAAGCAAAGGGCATTTAAGGTTACCAAGTTTTTCATTAATTCCTAAAAACGACAAGAGCTTATTGCTAATAAATGCTGGAATGGCACCGCTCAAACCATATTTTACAGGGAAAGAAATACCTCCCAGTAAACGGATAACAACATGTCAAAAATGTATAAGAACACCAGATATTGAAAGAGTCGGAAAGACAGCAAGACATGGAACATTCTTTGAGATGCTGGGGAATTTTTCGTTTGGTGATTATTTTAAAAAAGAAGCTATACTCTGGGCATGGGAATTTGTTACCAAAGAACTTCGATTACCTGAAGAAAGGTTATGGGTCACAATATATGAAAAAGATGATGAGGCATTTGAAATATGGAATAAAATCGTTGGGCTTCCTGCTGGGAAAATTGTTCGTATGGGGAAAGAAGATAATTTTTGGGAAATTGGTATAGGACCATGTGGTCCCTGCTCAGAAATATATTTTGATAGAGGAGAAGATAAAGGTTGTGGTAAGCCTGAGTGCGGCATAGGCTGTGATTGTGATAGATTTATTGAATTTTGGAATCTTGTGTTTACACAATTTAATAAGGATGCAGAAGGTAATTATAATCCTCTTCCAAATCCTAATATTGATACAGGGATGGGACTTGAGAGAATTGCAACAGTAATGCAGGATGTTGATAGTATTTTTGATGTGGATGTTGTTAGAGGTATAACGGATTTTGTTGGAAAAATTTCAGGCGTAAAGTATGGAACAGACAAAAAGGCGGACATATCCTTGAGGGTTATTACTGACCATATAAGAGGAGTTGTTTTTATGATTTCTGATGGTATCCTGCCGTCAAATGAAGGAAGAGGATATGTTTTAAGAAGAATTTTGAGAAGGGCTGCTCGTCATGGTAAACTTCTTGGTTTAAATGAAGCTTTTTTATATAAAATTGTTGATGTTGTCATTAAACATTATGGAGATGCATACCCTGAATTAGTTGAGAGAAAAGATTATATAAAGAAGATTGTAAAAATTGAAGAAGAAAGATTTAAGGAAACAATAGATCAAGGGTTGAATATTCTTAATTTATATGTTGAGGAGCTTAAGAATCAAGGTGAAAATATACTTGATGGCGTAAAGGCATTTAAGCTTTATGATACATATGGATTTCCTATAGATTTAACAAAAGAAATTCTTCAGGAAGTTGGAATTGATGTTGATGAAGAAGAATATAAGAGAGAACTTGATAAGCAGAGGATAAGAGCAAGAAGCAGCAGAAAAGAAGATAGTAATATATGGGAAAAGGATATATATGCAGGTTTAAAAGATATAAAAACACATTTTGTTGGTTATAACAATATAGAAACACACTCAAAAGTTTTATCTATAATAAAGGATAACGAACTTATTGAAAGTGCAGAAGCGGGTGATGATGTCAGCATTATACTTGATGTTACACCATTTTATGCTGAAAGTGGGGGTCAAACAGGGGACCAGGGGATTCTTAAAAATGAAGATGTTTTAATAAAAATCAATGATTGTAAAAGGGTTGCAGGTGATAAATTTATACACATAGGCACTATAGAAAGAGGTATAATAAACACTGAGGATATGGTGGAAGCCTTGATTGATATTGATAAAAGACTTGATACTGCCAGAAACCATACAGCAACACATCTTCTCCATAAAGCATTAAGAGATACTCTGGGGGAGCATGTGCACCAAGCAGGTTCATATGTGTCATCTGAAAGATTAAGATTTGATTTTACGCACTATCAGGCAGTAACAAAAGATGAATTAAAACGTATAGAAGATATTGTAAATGAAAAAATATATCAGAATATTGATGTTGCAGTAGAGGTTATGACATATGAGGAAGCATTGAAAAATGGTGCGATGGCATTATTTACAGAAAAGTATGGAGATGCTGTCAGGGTTGTTAAGATTAATAATTATAGTAAGGAACTGTGTGGTGGTACACATGTAAAAAATACGGGCTTTATAGGCCTTATTAAGATTATATCTGAAAGCGGTGTAGCAGCAGGTACCAGGCGTATTGAGGCTGTAACGGGCCGCAATGCAATTAAATACATAAATGAAAAAGAATTAATTCTTGATACGGCTGCTGAAATTTTAAAAGTTCCAAAAAAAGATATAATAATTAAAATAGAACAGTTAAATCAAAATCTTAAAGAAATGCAAGATGAGACAGCACAATTAAAAATGAATATAGCCATGTTAGTATCAGATAATTTGGAAAAGTCCTATATTGATATACAAGGTATAAAATTCGTATCTGCACGTTTAGAAGATTTTGACATGGATGGCTTAAAAATAATAGG